A region of the Drosophila subpulchrella strain 33 F10 #4 breed RU33 chromosome 3L, RU_Dsub_v1.1 Primary Assembly, whole genome shotgun sequence genome:
GCTATTATGTTACATCACCCAGAAAAGGGACTTCCTCTAACCTTGAGCACCTTATCTGGCTAAACTAATTAACCCCTGGGCcgcaaaactttaattagaTAACCCCACTCGGCGGAAAGTTGAAATGCGAGTAAATCAGGTTGATGGGTGACTGACTGGCCGACAGTCCGGGGGCTCCCGGTTCACGGAGTTCGGACAAGTTTAATTAGATCTGCATATGCAATGAGGACCCGAGGGTTCCCGGTAAACAGGTTAACGAACTGCTGGAATGGAGAGTGGCCGGCAGTCAGTGTGCGTTTTGGCGGCGAAAGGATGCGATGGCTGGGAGTTCTGGCTGGGACTTACGTATCCCTTGCGATGGCCACGATTCACAGCATTCACACCCTCATTCCCCCAAAGGGGTATGAGATGCATCTGAAAATACTGCTGCAAAAAATCCTATGGACCGCCAATGTAAAGAGATGCTTTAGCATCATCACGGATGATCTGCATTATCCCATATACGATCGGGTATTTTTCGAGTCGGTGGGTCGCCAAGAAATCCCCTTCTTCGTGATGCGTGCCAATGCCAGCGAAGATTTCCAGAGGCCTCCCAAGCAAGTTGAGCTCTTCGTGAGGGCCATTAAATCCAGCGATTGTGAATTTAATCTAATCACCATCTTAAACGGCTGGCAGGTTCAGCGACTTCTCAGATACATTTACGACAATAGATCTTTGAATTTGCAGAAAAAGTTCATCTTGCTACACGATTCGCGACTTTTCGAGAGGGATATGATCCACCTATGGAGCGTTTTTGTCAGCACCATTTTTCTCAAAAGCCAGTTGGACAATAAGTGGGTGTAACATTTAAGCTTAATGTCTTTTAATTTGGGAATCATTTGATCAGATTCACCATTTCCACCATAGCCTTTCCGGGTACTTTAAGTGGTGTCCTGGTTTTAAAGAACATCGCCCAATGGGAATTGGGAAAAAGTGTCAGTGGAAAGATTTTATTTGCGGATAAGACAAGTGATTTGTTTGGTAtgtaattatatattatatattatatattatttttaaaaaacaaaatgtgttattaatataaatgtttggGGATGTGTAGTGAAGTGAGTCATTAGCGTCTAAAAAGAATGTAGAGAATAAAAAAAGAAGTCCTTGTACTCCTgagcttaaaatatatattgtttCACATCTTTGGACAtcaaaaattacattttaatgctATTACAAACCCTAGTAATTTGCGTGCCATTCTAGGGATAAAACCGTTAAGGACAAAATTGATTCGTTTCAAAATATTTCCTAGATTCTGATCCCTTTCAATGCTACCCCTTTCCAGGAGCCTCGGTGCCTGTGGCTATTTCCGAGCACGTGCCCATGGTTTTATGGGTAAATACGAGCAACAGCTTCCAGGGAGTTGAAGTGGAGATTATGAATGCCCTGGGCAAGGCGTTGAACTTCAAACCCGCTTACTACAGACCCAACCAAAGTGAAAACATGGACTGGGAGCTGGAGAACGGCTATGGAAATGGTAATCCCGATGGATATGGACAGAACGAAAGCCGCATCGATTCAATGCTTATTGAAGAGGTGGTAAGTGGGGATTAAAACAAACCTATATAAAACGTGATTATGATATACATGCTATTAGCGACTTGTTGActtattaacattttaatcTGCACAGGCGGCTCACAGTGCTCGCTTTGCCATTGGGGATTTGCATCAGTTCCTGGTGTATCTGCAACTGGTGGAGCTCAGTTCGCCGCACAATTTCGAGTGCCTGACCTTTCTCACACCCGAATCCTCGACAGACAACTCCTGGCAGACCTTCATCCTGCCCTTCAGCGGTGGCATGTGGGCGGGGGTTCTACTCTCCCTGTTTGTGGTGGGCACTGTGTTCTACGCCATTAGTTTCCTAAACGCCATTATCAACAGCAATGTGTCCTCGGGGTTCTTTCGTTGCCTTCGACGGAACCGTGGAGTTCCCATGGATCCGAAGATATATCGCCGAGTTAGCTTTCGCATCGCCATCAGTCGCTATCGTCCTTCCAAGGAATCCCGGAGACCTCGGGATCTATTCGACGACTACGCCAACTGCATCCTGCTGACTTATAGCATGCTCCTCTATGTGGCCTTACCCCGAATGCCCCGGAATTGGCCTCTGAGAGTTCTGACTGGGTGGTACTGGATCTACTGCATCCTTTTGGTGGCCACATATAGGGCCAGCTTCACAGCCATTTTGGCCAACCCGTCAGCTAGGTAAgggatatattttttttacaacttGATTACAGTCGATAAATACGTTAATAAAATGTGTTGCTTGCAGGGTTACTATAGACACCCTGGAGGATCTTCTGGGCTCCCACATACCACCCTCTGCAGGAGCGACCGAGAACAGACAGTTTTTCCAGAATGCCTCCGATGAGACTGCTCGAAAGGTGGGCGATAAGATGGAGGTAATCGCTCAAAGCGATGATCTGGTAAGAACTTATAAGTATTGGATAAATGTTCAAAGAGTGATTAATTaccaaaagaaaaatatgaaaatatttgtataccaaaatgtacaaaTCTAATGCTTTGCCAAAGTTTGTTCCCATTGAGGTATTTCCATTTGTTTCCACTATCAAAATGCCGTCTTTTCAGCGCCAATCAGATAACAATAATTGGAGCACCGATAGAACCACGTTCAAATTTCCGATTTATATCAGCTATATAGCCTATTCACACTGAGGTATCCGCGTAAGTGACGCTACAACTCGCCCAATTGCCGATGCCGATCAGCTGTTCGCTTCAGCGATTTTCTATGTGAACAGGTACCGCTTAAAGTTGCAACAGCGATTTTTAATCGGTTGTGGGCAGAGGGTATAAGTCCTAACAATTTTCACGTTTTCGCATCTGTGGCAAATGTCCCATTGTCCTCTAAGGCAGCGTTCGTGGAGTTGGCTATTTCGGATACTATTGTCGTCGTCCTCGAACTTAGTGATTTATAATGACACTGtttatcaaattttttaacaatGAACTTTATACCACAAgatggaaaaacaaaaaccagttCTAACTTGTTTCCAACGGCAAAATATCTTATCTGTGTGATAAGCGTATTTGGGCggattttttatttaacggcATTAATTCTTCAAGTTGCAAAATAATCTCGTGTGATATGAAAAGTATTCCGGTGACTTAATAGCTTTAGGAGAGACTAATTTGTTAAGAAATATATAGTCGGAAAGAAGGTCATGCTAATATAATAAACCAAATGTAACTCGTAAAAAACATCTGTTCAACTTACGTACTAAAATCCTTCATTGCTGTTACTACATTTTTAAGTACAAAATATGtaatcatttatttttcagaCCGCTCGCATAGCCAAAGGACATTGCGCCTACTACGACAACGAGTTTTATCTCCGCTATCTACGAGTGGCGGACGATTCTGGATCCGGAGTAGGATCAGCTCTGCATATCATGAAGGAATGTGTGGTTTATATGCCCGTAGTTCTGGCGATGGAGAAGAACTCGGCCCTGAAATATCGGGTTGATAGCTCCATTCAACATCTGGCAGAGGGTGGTGGGTAGATTTGAATCCTTGGTCTATATACGGAAACCCCATTTAATTTTACTTATCCCACAGGACTGATATCTAAGTGGCTTAGGGACGCCATAGTGCATCTACCAGCAGAGGCTCTGGCCCAACAAGAGGCACTTATGAATATTCAGAAATTCTGGAGTTCCTTTGTAGCCTTGGTTATTGGTTACGTTATCTCTATTCTAACTCTTctcgcagagcgctggcattTCAAGCACATTATCATGAGACATCCAATGTATGATGTCTATAACCCAAGCTtgtattataatttaaaaaggatTTATCCGGAGCAATAAAATTgcaataaaatttattaaattgtgTGGCATCGTCTGAAGTTATGTTACACCGTCTTTTTTTTTACAGTTCAATAAACACGCATTTTTATTTCAcaggaaaaaaaattgttttaaaaactaccaaaattttcaaattttacaCAGAAGCAAACAAGGGATTAAGCTTCTGAACCGTAACTTTAAAGCTTTTCCTTGGTTTTTTCGTGCTGTGGATTCGAGCTGTGCTTTAAgataaagaattta
Encoded here:
- the LOC119555232 gene encoding uncharacterized protein LOC119555232; translated protein: MRTRGFPVNRLTNCWNGEWPAVSVRFGGERMRWLGVLAGTYVSLAMATIHSIHTLIPPKGYEMHLKILLQKILWTANVKRCFSIITDDLHYPIYDRVFFESVGRQEIPFFVMRANASEDFQRPPKQVELFVRAIKSSDCEFNLITILNGWQVQRLLRYIYDNRSLNLQKKFILLHDSRLFERDMIHLWSVFVSTIFLKSQLDNKFTISTIAFPGTLSGVLVLKNIAQWELGKSVSGKILFADKTSDLFGASVPVAISEHVPMVLWVNTSNSFQGVEVEIMNALGKALNFKPAYYRPNQSENMDWELENGYGNGNPDGYGQNESRIDSMLIEEVAAHSARFAIGDLHQFLVYLQLVELSSPHNFECLTFLTPESSTDNSWQTFILPFSGGMWAGVLLSLFVVGTVFYAISFLNAIINSNVSSGFFRCLRRNRGVPMDPKIYRRVSFRIAISRYRPSKESRRPRDLFDDYANCILLTYSMLLYVALPRMPRNWPLRVLTGWYWIYCILLVATYRASFTAILANPSARVTIDTLEDLLGSHIPPSAGATENRQFFQNASDETARKVGDKMEVIAQSDDLTARIAKGHCAYYDNEFYLRYLRVADDSGSGVGSALHIMKECVVYMPVVLAMEKNSALKYRVDSSIQHLAEGGLISKWLRDAIVHLPAEALAQQEALMNIQKFWSSFVALVIGYVISILTLLAERWHFKHIIMRHPMYDVYNPSLYYNLKRIYPEQ